The sequence below is a genomic window from Salicibibacter cibarius.
CATCCGCCCAATCGGCAACATCGATATGGGCAACCTTGTCCACCTCTTCTTCAATAAACGTATTCACGTATACGCGCTCCCGCGTCACAGCCTGAAACGTCAAAGGGGTGATAAATTCACGCGCGCCTTCGGTCATGATCACCTTTACATTCGCGCCCGCCTGGCTCAACTTTGAAGCAAGCGCGGCCGCTTTAAACGCGGCAATCCCACCAGTGACACCGAGAATAATATTTCTGTCGTTCATCGTAAGGTAAGCTCCTTTCCGTACTCTAATACTCGCATTATATCATTCCGGTTGTCGAATTACAGCGATTTTGAGGTGATTTCTCTGGTGGGATTGGGGGTAGGGAGCAAGCAATATGATCGCAAAATCGCTCATACGATATAATTTCGGTCGCAGCACATAAAATACGTTCGCAAATGGATCCCTTGCGATATAATATTGGACATGATCCGAGAACTGAGTAGGCGTAGTCATTACTGACTACGCCCCTCACAGATCCACACGTGCGGGTCTACGCATGTGGCTCCTCCCATTTATCCCGTTTAGAGATAAGTTTCTGATAGACAGATGTTAAGCTAACAAGGTTTAATCGCTGGAAGTAATCATTATCGAGAGCGACATGAACCATCGGACTCTTGGAACTTCGCCAAGCGAACATGCGAATCCCTCTCAGTTCATCTTCCTTCCATCCCTTGTTTCTTAATACACGATGGAGGTTTTTGACATAGCGCCAACTCCGTAGCTGTATCATGCGCAATCGACGGCGAACCCACGCATCCCATTTTCGAAATTTCCCTTTCACATGCCCATGTCCAAAGTAATTCGCCCATCCCCGAAGATAGGGGTTCAATCGGTTGTGAATGAGTGTTTCAAGATCAACGGTTTGATTCCGTCTTGTGATTTCCTTGACTTTCTTCTTAAACTTCGCTTCCTTCTTTGGGTCAATTCTTCGAATATGCTTGTAGAACTCAAAACCAAGAAATGTAAACGGTTCTTGCTTGACATCAACGACCTTCGTTTTCGTCGGATGCAACGCCAGACCCAAGTCATTCTCAAGGTAGCGGGTAACGCTTCTCATCACTCGTTCCGCTCCTTTTTGGCTTCGGCACAAAATGACGAAATCATCCGCAAACCGAACAATACGATGCCCGCGTTCCTTCATCAGCTCATCCAATTGGTTAAGGTAAATATTGGAAATTAATGGACTCAAGACGCCGCCTTGCGGAGCACCCAAAGGCGTGTCTTCATACAAATCCCCTTCCATGACACCTGCCCTCAAGATTTGCTGGATGAGTTGAATCACAGAACCATCTGTCACCCGTTTACGGATTTGAGCTTCCAATCGGTCATGCGGAATCGTGTCAAAGTAGCTTTGCAAGTCCGCATCGATCACATACGCGTATCCCTGTCGAAGATATTCACTCACTTGGTCCAGCGCCATGTGGGCACTGATAGTCGGGCGAAATCCATAACTGCACGGAAGGAAATCTTCTTCAAAGATCGGTTCAAGGATGTTTCGGATCGCCGCTTGGACCACTCGATCTTCCACCGTGGGGATACCGAGCGGACGCTTCTTCTTTCCATCCTCTTTCGTAATCATCTTTCGGCGGACAGGTTTGGGGCGATAACGTTTGTCTTTCAGCTTTTGCTGGAGCACTTCTAGATTGTCCTCCAGTTCTGCCTCATAGTCGCCAATTGTCACCTTGTCTACGCCGGGAGCTCCTCCGTTCTTCTTTACTTGAACGAAAGCGTCTCGTAGATTAGCCTTAGCGAACACTTTGTCGTACAAGCTGTACCACACGCGTCCTTTCATCGGTCTACGCTCCTTACGTCATTGCTTTCGGTTCCCTCGCTGTTTCTGTTTCCCCTTTGTTATGACACATCCGCAAGGCTAGTAGCTTTTCAGCAGTCCTTGCTTCTTTACCATAAGGCGGTGGACGGTGTACCCTTCTGTTCGACCCCGGCATCAGCCCCCTTGGCCATTTGTCCGGTTTCTGTCCACTTCCACAGACATCCGAAAGTCTACTCGCATTGATCTTCATGGGTCACGCCCTTCGCACGAAATCCCTGCCTTTTGAGCATAGGTTTCCAACTACAACGGTGTGCAGTTTCACTCATGTGCTGTCCTCGTTCCTGTTACCAGAAAGTCTTAGGCATGAGCTTCTTCACTACTATGGCGATCTCTGACTTCTCCCTCTCATCTTGATACCCTTGGCATAACCTTGCGATATCAATACCTCTATGAGGAAGCAGGGAGACCTCAATGGGTCACATCATACGCTTTCTCCCTAATCCAGCCCTCATAACACTTCGAGCTGCCAGCTATTCGGACTTCCTGTTTTCTTGCACAGTCATCCCGCTCTCGTGCCAACATGGGATTCAGCTCTGTTCAGGGATTTGCCTTCAGATCCTCCGCACGATACCTCACGGTCATCGCACTATCTGTTAGCTAATGCTTACCGGCTGTTCGGCTGCATTCGGGTCTTGCACCCTATAGCGGTATCTGCTGCCACTCGCGAAATAACATCGTAAACGGTATGCTTACGATATAATTTTTAGTACATCACACAATATACAATCGCAAAATACGTATAATGGTAATTTTTAACATAATCAATCAACATAATAGGATGACCTCCCGTCACCAACGCGTTTAAAATGGTTTAATAATATCTGTCTGACTTTTTGGCTTGACCCTTGCATCCCACACCATTCATAAATCCCTTTGGTTGTGACTTTCCGATCCGGGAAAAGAAACCGATATTCATCGACGCTTCGCATAACCGCTGTTTCAGTGTCTTCCACTATTCCGCACCCGGAACAAAAGAATTTTTTACTACGATGCTTCATAAACGACTGACAACCCGTACACACCACACCCTTTCTCAACCCGGCGTAATCGTATTTAGGCAAACGCATATGCGGGTTATCATGCTGATGCAAACCGAGCAATTGCTCGGCGATTCTCTTCTCTTTTACGCCAATGTGCGAGCGCTGGTTGTTTAATTTTTTCAAAAACCGAGGTACTTGGGGACGAAACACGGCAGGTAGGTCCGGGGGAGTATTGTACAAATAACTCGAGTTTCGCACCCTGATAAATCAATAAAAAAACACCATGAAAATGGATGAAAAAACGTAAAAAACCCGCATGAACACAGGGCTTTTGGTATAATTAAGGTACCAATCCAAATCATGCCAAAAGGACGTGTTATCATGCGGGGAAAAACCAAAGAGATTGAAAAAGTGATTCAAACTCATAGTTTTTCAATTGATTCAATTATAAGGGATGTTATGAAAACGTTCAACTTTCGTTCCCTTTGTCACAAGGTCGGATTCAAGAAAGAGCAAGGATATCCGGTTGCAGATATCATCACCTTACTATTGGTGTTTCCACTGATGCTTTTGAACAGCGTCAATGCCTTCTACAAAAGTGGATACAAACAGGTCACCAAAATGCAAAAGGATACGATTTATCGCTTGAAAAACCACGCCCGGATGCCTTGGCGCAACCTGCTTCTTCATGTGTCTAAGCAGTTTCAATCTTTGGTTAACCCTGATCAGGACGTGGACGATAAGTCGGCTTTTATCTTTGATGATACGATGGACGAGCGTGTTGGCCGCCGGATTGAAGAGGTTTCTTACGTCCACGACCATGTGACCGGACGCAAGAAATCCAAAGCAACGCTCGGGTTCAAAAATCTCACCATGGGACTCTTTGATGGGAAAAGCTTTAACCCGCTTGATTTCAGTCTTCATTCTGAAAAGAAGCTATACAAGAAACAGCGGAAAGAGCAATATCAAAAGAAGCGTGATCCTCGCTCAAACGGTGCCAAGCGCAAGAAGGAATGCGATGTCGACAAAATCACGAATGCGATACGTATGCTCAAAAGAGCGGTGAAGCACGGTTTCAAAGCCAAGTATGTTCTCGTAGACAGTTGATTTGCCAGCAAGGACTTTATCCGCACGTGCAGAGGGGTCAAAGATGGAGCGATGCACGTCATTTGTGCTGTCCGCAAGGACTGGAGAAAGTACCGTTACCAAGGGAAAGACATGCATGCGAAGGAACTGCTGAAAACCCTGAAAAGCGAAGGAAAAGAAAAACGTTGCCGCAAACGCAATACGCGTTATTATGAAGTCACCGTCTACTATCCCGGGATCGATGAAACCGTCAAATTGTTTTTTTGCCGCTTTCCGTACCAAAAAGAGTGGCGACTGTATCTCTCTACAGATATCAGCTTATCATTCATTGAAACCATGGACATTTATTCGGTTCGTTGGACGATCGAAGTTTTTTTCAGAGAGACGAAACAGCACCTTCGTCTGGGGAAATGCCAATCCCAAGATTTCGACGCGCAAATCGCCCATGTAACAACCACCTACATCCTGTATGCCTTTTTGTCTTATTTCCGACGAGTCAACGATTACGAAACCTTGGGAGGGTTATTTGAAGAGATGAAAGACGACATGGTGGAGAAAAATATGGCACAACGGTTATGGGAAATGTTTGATGAGCTCCTGGACGTGATTATCGCAGCCACCTCAGAATCAGGAGCGGTCGATATTCATGCCTTTAAGACGTCTGAGGAATACCAATACATCAAAACCCTTTTTGAAGACTCATTTTTGGGCCATCAGCTATTTGACGACGATAATGTCGCTTAAAGAGCGAAAATGGAATTTCGATGAAAACACTGTCATACAAGGGCCTTAGGCAGCAATATACACGCTGAATCCCTTGTTATTTGGGGTGCGAAACTCGAGAAATAAAATTCAGGGTGAGTAAAAATAAAGAAGTATTCAATCGGCATATTCATTCGGAGTAATTTGCGCAGGAGGGTGACACTCCGTTTCATTTGGAGCAGAGGGTCTTGAATTTCGGTGCCGGAGATGGCCTTCCACTTATCACCATCGATGTAAAAATCTCCGGCGCTATGCTTGGCATCCAACATATAAATCTTTTCTTGAAAAACAAGCAGCGAGTCGATTTGAAAAATTCTACGGTTTTGTTCGAGCAACAGGTCGTTGATAACGAGACAATCAGAGGATAAGTCCTCCAACCAACTATCCATGATCCGTTCTCCGGTATAGCCTTGCTCGAGATTCATATAATGTTGGTCGTCCGGAAGCGTCATGCGCGCACGTAACATTCGCAAAAACTGTAATTCGACAGGTGTTTCACGCGGTTTAAGCAGCTTCATCGCCCACGCCCTTTCATTATTTTAAAAATTTTCTCTCATTATTATTATACCAAAAGAGCAATTGGCCGCAATCATAAGGATTTGCTGATTTCACCCGATTGCTTCACTTGACAACCCGAAAGCAGCAAACTCCCTCTGAAAATACGGATAGAAATCAATTGCTAAATAGACATTGATATTTTTATCCTTCATAGAGAGCACGCATGACTACAACTTGTTTTTCTTCTCCCCTAACTTGATATAAAAGCGGGAATTACTTGAGCCCCTTGATGCTCGTTTTTACCTTCACCGAAAGATTATTGGCTGCACCTTCATTGAAAAGTTCATCAGAGATGTAACTATAAATATCTTCGAAAGTCTTAAATTACTTTCACACCGAAACTTACACTGTTTCTTTATTTTTGTCATCAAATAGCTCGATTCATGCCAAAATTTCTGTGATTCCATTATTTTTGTCATTAATTGTAGTGTATTTTTAATTACCCATATTTATTTTCTGTCATCTTTTTATTTTTCGGATATGAAACATCTGATTTTTTATGATCACTAATGGCACAGATTCAAAAGCTGGTTTCCCAAACAGAAAACCAGCTCTCTCATCTTTTATATTTTCGCTCCTTTTAAACGAAGAGCGTTGGAGACAACACTTACCGAGCTCAGTGCCATTGCTGCGCCTGCCACCCATGGTGCAAGTAATCCGATGGCTGCAACCGGGATGCCTGCCGTGTTGTAGCCAAATGCCCAGAAGAGATTTTGGCGGATGTTTCTAATCGTGGCGTGGCTGATTTTCATGGCTTTCGGGATGAGCAATAATTCCCCGCCGAGAATCGTCACGTCGGCTGCTTCAATAGCCACTTCCGTACCCGTTCCAATGGCGATTCCGATATCGGCGACG
It includes:
- a CDS encoding nuclease-related domain-containing protein, with amino-acid sequence MKLLKPRETPVELQFLRMLRARMTLPDDQHYMNLEQGYTGERIMDSWLEDLSSDCLVINDLLLEQNRRIFQIDSLLVFQEKIYMLDAKHSAGDFYIDGDKWKAISGTEIQDPLLQMKRSVTLLRKLLRMNMPIEYFFIFTHPEFYFSSFAPQITRDSACILLPKALV
- the ltrA gene encoding group II intron reverse transcriptase/maturase — protein: MKGRVWYSLYDKVFAKANLRDAFVQVKKNGGAPGVDKVTIGDYEAELEDNLEVLQQKLKDKRYRPKPVRRKMITKEDGKKKRPLGIPTVEDRVVQAAIRNILEPIFEEDFLPCSYGFRPTISAHMALDQVSEYLRQGYAYVIDADLQSYFDTIPHDRLEAQIRKRVTDGSVIQLIQQILRAGVMEGDLYEDTPLGAPQGGVLSPLISNIYLNQLDELMKERGHRIVRFADDFVILCRSQKGAERVMRSVTRYLENDLGLALHPTKTKVVDVKQEPFTFLGFEFYKHIRRIDPKKEAKFKKKVKEITRRNQTVDLETLIHNRLNPYLRGWANYFGHGHVKGKFRKWDAWVRRRLRMIQLRSWRYVKNLHRVLRNKGWKEDELRGIRMFAWRSSKSPMVHVALDNDYFQRLNLVSLTSVYQKLISKRDKWEEPHA